Part of the Candidatus Saccharibacteria bacterium genome, ATCTCGAGTCTAACCTTGAGCTAATCCGAGAAAAAACCGCCGAGCTCGACACAATTGATGAAAAAGCTCGACTTCTAAATGACACAAAAATTGAACTGCAAACCCTTAAAGATCAGAATATAGATCAAAAAATTTCAACCATACTTCCTGATGTAAAGAATCAACCTCAGGCAATTCAAAATTTATATTCTATATTCGATCAAAACAAAATTGAGCTTACAGGAATTACGTTTGAAAGCACCGAAGATGAGCCAAACAATACCTCCCAGTCGACTGCGACCGATGTTACCGGTGTTCTCTCGCTGCCAGTTGAACTAACCTTCAATCCAGAAATGTCATATTCAAAAGCTAAAAATCTTATAAAAGATCTCCAGCAGTCGAGCCGACATTTGAGCATTTCGGAAATGCAGCTTACGCCAAATTTGGATTCTGGTAATGTACTGGTATCGATTAGTGTCGACATCCACTTCGAAGCCGAAGTAGCAGGAGCAACATCAGAATTGTCGCGCGAAGAAGTCCTTAAGCAGATTGAAGAAGGCAACCAACAATAATGAAAAAATATCTCGAAAAACTTTTACCACTCCTCCAAGCTTTATTGAAACTGAAGGTCATTATCCTTAGCTTAATTGTGTTTATTATACTTAGCTTAACGATTACGCAGGCCCAAAAAGTTGGTGATAGCATGCTTGACCGTGAATTAATCGACAAGAAGAGACTTGAAATTCAAGCCAATAAAGTAGAGTTCGATCAGGAAACGATTGATATCATCTACCAGCGCGTTAAAGAAGCTAATTTAGAAGCTCAGCCTGTAGACGATTCAACAAGCAACCCATTCTTTTACAACTAAATAACGTCGATGCCGTATTTTTTAATGAATTTTTCGTGCGCCTCGTTAATTTGTTTGGCTGCTACAACTGGGTCTTTAGCCAGGCGAAAAGCAAAATTTGCGGTTTCTCCAGCTGTTTCAACTTGAATCGTTCCAAAGTTAAATACTGACGCAAAAAAGCCCCGCTTAATTGCGGTTACATCTTGAACTTTTTCTAAACTTAATTGCGATACTGCTGAGCTAAACAAGCTGGTTTGCAATATTTGCACCAAGTTTTCTGACGTGACTATTAATTCGTTTGTCCGATATATTCTTGCGGCAATGTAGGTGCCAATTGCTACTAACACTGACACAGCAAAGACAACCATTAAAAACATAGCCCCTTTAAAAAAATCCGGGAAATCAGCACCAAGACCACTGCTGCGTGCAAGCAATGCAATTCCAATTAAAAGAGCTATGATAAATACCCCTGATCCATAAATTGGTATAAGACCAACTGGGTGACGCCGAACTTCAAAGTCAACTGTTTCGCTTGGGTCAATATTTAATATTGTGGATCTCATAATGGTAGTGCTTACTAGTAGTTTTAGTTATACTCTAATTAGTATACACATTATTATGCTTAAAGATGACAACGGCTTCACCCTAACTGAACTTATAGTTGCAATCGTGGTTGCGGTTATTTTGCTGACTGTTGCTAGTAATGCAATTATCAATCTAAATCGACTTAGCGCCCGATCAAGAGCCTTAGCGATTGCAAATGCTGCTGCCGAAAACAAGACCGAGGAAATTCGGAGTATTGGCTATTTGAATCTGGATAGCGCTGGGGACGGCACTTTCAGTATAGACACCAGTGACCTCCCTGATGAGTTAATAAATCCAGTGGCAAGCTACACGGTGTCCACACCTGAGACCGGCCTGAAACAAGTCGAGATTAACCTTGCATATGATGTAAATGGCGACACAGAAAACCTCAACTACACCACGTACATATCGGAGCTTGGCGTTGGACAATAACGACAGCACTCACCAAGCTGGCTTTACTATTTCAGAGCTACTGGTAGCTCTGGTGGTGACGAGTGTAGTGATCGTAGCGATATTTCAGCTTTTTACGAGTTATTTTGGCGCAACCTTAAACAATGGTGCTCAGGTTAATCTAACTAATGAATCGCAAACTATTCTTAGAAAAATCGTTGAAGAAATACGGACAGGTTCAGCCATCCGTCAACAAAATTTAGTCCCTGACAGTAATGCACCAGGAGGCAATTGGCAAACATCTGAATCAGATGTAGTAATCATAATTGCTACCCCGACAATGAATGCCGATGGTGATTTTATAATCGACCCAAACACCGGCTCACCATACCAAACAGAGTATGTGTATTTTGTAGAAGACACCACGCTTTTCAGAAGAACGTTAGTGCCAGGCGGTGCATCCAGCAGCTCTCCTGCCGAAGAAACAAGCTGCCCTGAAGCTGTTAGTTCACCAAGTTGTCCGCCCGATCAAGTCATTACGTCCCATTATGCAGCAATGAATTTCGACTTCTTTGACCAGAACAACGACGAGACGCCATCTCCGAGCTTAGCTCGTTCGTTAGTAATCAATATTACTCTACAAAGAAGCGGATTTGGTGAACCACGAACGGCCGAAAACCAAATACGAATGACATTAAGAAACAACGAGGATTTTTGATGCCACACACCCTACATAACACGACCGAAAAAGGCTTTATTCTTCCGAGTATTGTCGTTCTTATTACGTTCTTAATTGTGGTGGCTGCATCGTTTTTGCAGCTTGCTTCAAGTAGTTATTCTACTGCTATTGCTGATAAAACCATCGTCCTCGCCCAATTAGCAGCAGACGGAGGCATTGACTATTCAATGAACAAAATCAGCCAAGACCCAACCTGGCTTGGAACCGATGGTTTGGATGCAGATACCGATCCTGACGAAATAGAGCTCCACAATGACGGAACGTTTAGAACCACCTTCACTTCGCAAGTGTACAACCCTGCAGTTGATGAAAAATACTTTGAAATTACCGGCCGTTCCTACCGGCTAAGCGACAATAGCTTGCAAGCTACTCGCAGTTTTAGGGTTGACCTAAGCCCCGTTGTCTTCGGTGATGCCTCTATCATTACTGGCAATGGTGGCTTGGTTATGGACAACAGCTCAAAAGTAGTTGCTGGAAGTGTATTTATTAACGGCACCTTAACCATGAACAATAGTTCGCAAATTGGGCTTAGCGTTAATCCTGTCAGTGTAGAAGTAGCTCATTTCTCATGCCCAAACCCACCCGATGCAACATACCCACAACAATGTGCAGATGGTGAAAACGGTGAACCCATTACTATGAATAACTCAGCCCATATATACGGTGATGTCCGGGCCACAAACCAAACAGACGGATCTGGCATGAGTGATGGCGGCCTGGTTCCAAACCAGACAGTCGCAGACAGAGAGTTACCGCCCCACGAGCGAGATACCCAAATAGCGGCTATTACTACCGAGCGCTCTGGCAACGATGCCTCGTGCACCAGTAACAACGGAGTGGAAATCTGGGAAGCTAATACAAAAATCAATGGCAATGTTACTGTTTCAAAAAAATGCACAGTAATTATCGAGGGCGATATTTGGATAACAGGCGATTTCACGATGCGTAATCAAGGGAAAATTATTGTTGACGATCTAGTATCAACTACTCCCTACATCATGATCGATGGTGACGACATAGATTTTATGAATAGCACAGAAATTATAGCCAACAACTTCGATGTAGGAGCTAATATCATTGGCTACTACAGTACTGCTCCTTGTTCACCAGACTGTAGTAACGTCACTGGCCCAGATTTTGAATCCTCTAAAGACCTCGAAACTATTACGATCAATAATTCTCTGAGCGCGCCAAATACCTTGTTTTATGCTCGATGGACAAAACTTACTGTTTTTAACAGTGGGTCAATTGGCGCACTAGTTGGACAGACAATTCATCTTAGAAACTCAGCTGCTGTCACTTTTGGTACAGACATAAGTGGTACTGGTACTCAAATATGGGTAATCCGGACCTATAAGCGTATTTAAAGTAAAGAATTTTGCCCGTCATCAGATTGATCTGATTGCTGTTGTCCGCTTAAGCTATCTATAATTGGTCGGTTTAGGTGCTTATATGCCTTGTGAGTGACTTGTCTTCCTCGGGGTGTTCGCTGCAGCATACCGATTTGCATTAAAAATGGCTCATAAAAGTCTTCAATTGTTGAACGCTCGTCGGCGGTCAGCGCAGCAATCGTGTCGAGTCCAACAGGCTTCATGCCGTAGTTATCAATAATTGCTTCCAACACACGCCGATCGGCTGGGTCTAAGCCAAGCTCATCAACTTCAAGCAGGTTTAAACCATCGACGGCAACCTGATGGGTTATAATTCCCTGCCCTTCAACCTGAGCATAGTCGCGCGTTCGTTTAAGCAGCCTATTCGCGATTCTCGGCGTTAGGCGAGCTCGTTGAGCTAAAATTACTGCTGCTTCTCTAGCCAGCTCCACCTCTAAAATTCCGGCCGCTCGTTGAATGATTTGTACCATTTCCGCAATTTCGTAAAATTCTAAGCGGTGCACTATGCCAAACCTATCACGGAGCGGTGCGCTAAGCGCTCCGGCACGGGTCGTTGCTCCAATTACCGTAAACTTAGGCAGATCTAATCGCAAACTTCGAGCTGACGGCCCCTTACCGAGCATAATGTCCAATTTAAAATCTTCCATTGCCG contains:
- a CDS encoding prepilin-type N-terminal cleavage/methylation domain-containing protein, with protein sequence MVVLTSSFSYTLISIHIIMLKDDNGFTLTELIVAIVVAVILLTVASNAIINLNRLSARSRALAIANAAAENKTEEIRSIGYLNLDSAGDGTFSIDTSDLPDELINPVASYTVSTPETGLKQVEINLAYDVNGDTENLNYTTYISELGVGQ
- a CDS encoding prepilin-type N-terminal cleavage/methylation domain-containing protein produces the protein MATQKTSTTPRTYRSLALDNNDSTHQAGFTISELLVALVVTSVVIVAIFQLFTSYFGATLNNGAQVNLTNESQTILRKIVEEIRTGSAIRQQNLVPDSNAPGGNWQTSESDVVIIIATPTMNADGDFIIDPNTGSPYQTEYVYFVEDTTLFRRTLVPGGASSSSPAEETSCPEAVSSPSCPPDQVITSHYAAMNFDFFDQNNDETPSPSLARSLVINITLQRSGFGEPRTAENQIRMTLRNNEDF
- the ruvB gene encoding Holliday junction branch migration DNA helicase RuvB, with translation MSIDRIVNATSDEPEDNEEVAVENSLRPQDFASYIGQERLKKNLQLAIKAAKQRGDAVDHVLLFGPPGLGKTTMAWVIANEMGVQLKATSGPAIERAGDLASMLTNLQENDILFIDEIHRLNRTVEEVLYSAMEDFKLDIMLGKGPSARSLRLDLPKFTVIGATTRAGALSAPLRDRFGIVHRLEFYEIAEMVQIIQRAAGILEVELAREAAVILAQRARLTPRIANRLLKRTRDYAQVEGQGIITHQVAVDGLNLLEVDELGLDPADRRVLEAIIDNYGMKPVGLDTIAALTADERSTIEDFYEPFLMQIGMLQRTPRGRQVTHKAYKHLNRPIIDSLSGQQQSDQSDDGQNSLL